The stretch of DNA GAAGACGCTACGGGTCGAGTTCCCCGGCAGGGAGGAGATGCACGTGACGCACGAGACGATCTACCTCGCTCTCTATATCCGAGGATGCGGAGAACTGCGCCGTGAGCTCCACAAAGCTCTGCGCACCGGGAGAGCACGTCGTAAGCCGCGCCGGCAGGCCCAACAGCGCCAGCCCCGCTACCGCGACCCTATGGTCATGATCAGCGACCGGCCCGCGGAGATCGAAGAACGCGCCATCCCTGGACACTGGGAGGGCGACCTCATCATCGGGCGAAACCAGCGCTCC from Arthrobacter woluwensis encodes:
- a CDS encoding IS30 family transposase, which codes for MGWGVRQIAAELERSPSPISRELRRNSHPRSGDYRPHAAQARAVGRLPRPKTGKIAQMPELRAYIQEKLDRRWSPEQISKTLRVEFPGREEMHVTHETIYLALYIRGCGELRRELHKALRTGRARRKPRRQAQQRQPRYRDPMVMISDRPAEIEERAIPGHWEGDLIIGRNQRS